ACACAGCCCTGTGTTCTGCTCATGAACAgaaaagcatctctctctctctctctctttcgttTTCTATACTTTATCTCTTTCACACAGCCCTTTGTCACTGAATACAGATTTTcttcctaatttttaaaattcccttttttctggcATGTGCTCTCTTTCAGCCTAATTCTTTTCccctttatattttccttttttttcttcaaaataactCTTTTTAAATGCTCCTATCTCAAGCCACCTTGATATTTTCCTcgtttattacatttttttatattttaaaataacctttctttCAAACTTATGTCTTTAAAACCCTCTCTCCTTAGTAAACCTAACCAAAAATCTTTCCTTTCCTTAATAACCAACCACTCTCCTTACTAAATCTATCCTAAccaatcttttattttttaaactgattttcatTAAGGTCTCTCCTTCtgttcttccattttttttctttaaaaccctCTCTCTCCTTAATAAACCTAAACAAAAAATCTGTCCTTTCTTTAATAACCAATCTTTACTCTTTGAAAACTTCTCTCCTGACTAAACCTAACCAATCTTTCTTTTCTAAAAACTCCATTTCTTTAAGCTCTCTCTTTCTATTCTTTCAAACTAACCCTTCCCTTTTTTCTAAGAAATCATCCAAATTTATCAAAACACAAGCATACAACCTACCCCGGtccaaacattaaaaacaaatagtttttTTCAAAATGACTAACAGTGCCAAACCTGTACACAACCAAAAACAGGAATGGAAGGTGGGACATAAACCCGAAATGGGGCATGTAAACATCTCAGAAAAGTTTATGGTGATGAATGCTATTGAGGGGACGACTACTGAAGAGATTTCAGATTTATTAGTTCTGATACCTTTGCTTTAACAGAAAGGATATGCTACTTCTCTTTAAACAGATCTGTATTTTATTGCTCAAACATTTGAAGAAATAAACTtagtctctctcctctttctttctctcacactGTATTTTTATCTTATTCTGTTTATTAATCTCTTTCGTTttctccattttttaatttttctccagGCACATTCTCCCTTCTGAATAAAAATGACTCTCTTATTTCTATCTTGATGAATTTTCATTTCTATTTCACTTACATTTCTTTTAATGGGGTTAGATTCCAGTCTCAGTTGCTCTTGTGTAAATCCACATAAAGCGGATGCAATTTACCCTGGCGTAATTGAGATCAGGTAAGAGCCCATGGTCTGTGTTTGGGTTAATTTTGTGTCTTTGTCTGTTTCTCAGCTGTATCTATTAAATGGTGCAAATTCTTCTTTGAATCTGCTGTGATAGAGGACAGCTGGACAGACCTTCATACAAACCGCATCCTCTTTGGTGTTTGGTGTGTGTCTCCTGGGTTATGTCTATGCTGCACCTGGGCAGTGTAATTCCCTGCTCCGGTGACCTACACACATTATCTGTGATGGGGCTATTGTGCTAAGAATAGCAGTGTAGCCTCGGCAGCACAGACGAGCTGCCCGAGCACAATCCCATCTGAGATCCTAGGTACGTCCACAGGTGGCCCTCCCAAGCCCCTGTATGTGCTGTCCTGttctcactgctatttttatcctgCTCGCTTGCCCATAGCTAGTATATGTAcctctacccaagctgggaattgcacctccCAACTGCAGGTTAGACTACCAGTCGTTGAACTCTAAATATCTTTCGTTTCCAATCTCTTGATTTTGTTTATGTCTTCTAGATTTGTTGCTATGACACTGATAGGATTAAGGTATtccaaaatcccagcctaaaagtCAAGAAAGCATAAGAGAGTTAGATGGGACATTTCCGTAATTCAGTAGGGTTCCATGCTCTTGGTTCACCTATATTGGAAGCTCAACCTCTTGATTATATTAGGCTTCCTCTGTTTATTAACAACTTCATTCTTCTAGTGGAGAGATGCAGTGGTATGAGGTTACCTGCTCCAGGTTTCTGCTAGTGTATCCAACAGCACAAACTGACGGCGTGCACTCCATCAATATTTAATGGTTTTCTTTTTCTAGATACAGATTATGGAGAAAGCGGAAGGAAGAAATCAAACACCCATCGTGAAATTCATCCTTTTAGGATTTGGGAATgtccctgagctgcagcccctTCTCTTCCTCGTGTTTCTAGTGATCTACATTGTGACTGTTGCAGGGAACATCCTCATTATTGCGCTAGTTGTgactgatcagcaccttcacatccccatgtacttcttactggggaacttgtcctgcttggagacctgctacacctccaccatcctgcccaggctgctggccagtctcctgactggggacagatccATTTCTGTTAAGGGCTGCATTCTGCAATTATACTTATTTGGTGTCATGTCAACTACAGAATGTCTGCTGCTCATGgcaatgtcttatgatcggtatttagcgatatgcAATCCACTCCGTTATGATGCTCTGATGAATGGCAGGGTTTGTTGCCAACTGGTGGCAGGGTCCTGGATAAGTAGCCTTGTGGGCTGTGCCATAGTAGATATTTTCTTTTTCCGATTAACGTTCTGTAATTCCAAAGAAATTGatcatttcttttgtgatttttcaCCCATGATTAAGCTGTCCTGTGATGACACCCAGACTCTCCAACTGGTAACATTTACTATCTCTGCCATAGGGACAATTGTGCCCTGTCTGCTGACCCTGACATCCTACATTTGTATCAtcgccaccatcctgagaatcccttccaccacagggaggcaaaaggccttttccacctgctcctctcacctcattgtggtgataGTTTACTATGGGACACTGATTACTGTCTATGTGGCTCCAACAGCTAACACTCCCAAGATCCTACACAAACTCTTCTCTGTCTTCtacacagtcctgactcccatgGTCAATCCtgtcatctacagcctgagaaacaaagaggtcaATGAGTCCCTGAGAAAAGCTATTCTTAAACTGATTGCTTTCAGAAAAGGCATAGAACCTTAAGGGATAAATTTTAGCATAAAGTAAAATAGAGATGAACTGATACAGTTTTTTAGACATGGCCCATCTGAGTCCTTGAGAACAGGGTTACCCCTTATTGACCtgacttcttctttctttctttctttctttctttctttctttctttctgttactCTGCTACTTTTTGAGGATTTATCTTTCATACATTTATTAGACATTTCTTTATATAAAACTTGATACTGTAAGAGACATTCTTTATGAAAAGTGTACTTGTATACATCCACATGAAGTGGATgcaagtctgttattgagtgtccagggatgAATTTTACAATGGCTGTTTGATTTCTTCCTGCAACTTTCTCCATAATATATATTTAGAAATAGAAAACCATTAAATATTGATGGAAGACATACAGTCAGGTTGTGCTGTTGGTTACACTGTTGGAAACCTGTACACTGGTGGAAACCTGTGACCACATACCACTTCATCTCTCCACTGGAAAAATGAAGTTGTTGATAAACAGAGGAAGACTCATATAATTAAGAGGTTGAACTTCCAATTTAGATGAACCAAGAGTATGGAACCCTACTGAATTATAGAAATGTCCCGTCTAACTCCCTTAAGCTCTCTAGAACCCTAAATAAAGACTTTGGGGCTGGGTTTTGAAATATCTTTATCCTATCAGTGTCAGATCAACAAATCTAGAAGACATAAcaaaaaatcaagagattggaAATGAAAGATATTTAGAGTTCAACCACAGGTATGtttaccctgcagctgggaggtgtaattcccagcttgggtagacgtACATGAACCCTAATGAAGACTGTTAGATAACCAGAACTTAATATTAAACGCTAGGCTTGCTTTTCAAAGattttccaaaaggaaaagtTTTGTACAGCTAGCAGGATAAAACTAGAAGTGAGAACATGGCAGCACAGGCTGCAGGTTTGGATAGCCACGTGTGTACAGTATCTCAGGTGGGACGGGGCACGGGCAGCTAGTCTGTGCTTCCTAGGGTACACTTCTGCTTTCAGCAAAGTAGCTCAATCAAATATGGTTTGTGTAGATCTGCCAGAGAAGGGAATTACACTGTCCagatgcagcatagacataccccatATGACACAGAAGGAAACACCAAAGGGGCTGTGGTTTGTATGAAGGTCTATCCAAAGCTGTCCTCTATCACAGAGgagtcaaagaaaaaaattcaccATTTGATAGATGCAGCTGAGAAACAGACAAAGACACAAAATAAACCTGaccacccaccccaccctcctgctctcccctgaTGCAGGGCTGTATGCGGTTCATAGATGGAGGTATATACAGTATCAGGCTTTGTTTGAATGAATAGTTTATTTGGTCAGCCCAAAGTGATTCATGAATTTAACTCAAATTAGCTGGATATTTTCAGCAACAAGCAACCAAAATCTTTCAGGACGTAGATGCGGAGCAGCAACGCGCCCCTGTTATAACATTTAacttgtggttagagcactcgtgtgtgtgtgtgtgtaagacccACGTTCAATATCCCCCATGcctgatgggggcggggaggggggaagtctTCAGTCTCCCACATTGCAAAGAAGTGTACTGGCCTGTGGAATACTCTCtgcaaaagctctctctctctctctctctcctttaaaaGTGGTTCCATTgggtataaataattaaatagtcattgaaaGAGGGAGTTGAACTTCGATCTCCTGCAGCCAAAGTGTGCGTCTTAACTACCAAGCTACAGAGTCATCCTTGGATTTGCTTTTTAGCCCAATGACTATTGATTCTCATCATGAATGAGTCATTGGGATATGAAAAGTAAGTGAGAATGACTCATAGGCTGGTGGTGAAGCTTTTATTTTCCAGAACTGGCAGAGAAATAAAAAATCAATGGTTCACTGAGCTCTAATTGACATCTTCTGCCACAGAACATCTGGCGGGACCGAAATACACACTGAGTGGGTTATTCATCAAGGGTTGGGTGTCTTTTGGTTAAGACATAGGTCTGAGAATCACGACTCTTCATTTCTCTTCCTAGATCAGCCACCTACTCCCTATAGGCCAGAAACTTTGTCACAACCTAATTCATCTTTATGCAGGGTGTGGGGTATTGAGAACTGTGTTTAAATTACAAGCTGTCACTCTGAGCGTAAGGGGATTTTCTGGTCCCAATTGCAGACTGGGGATCTCTATACAGAAATATATGCTCTGGTTGTTGTGAGTCATTCTGCATCCAGCCAGGCTAGCATTAGGCCTCTctattttagggagcagcctgctttgtccctCAGTTTTGGTGTTCTTGCATCGTATAGGTCTGAATTGTAAGAAATAAATGAA
This sequence is a window from Eretmochelys imbricata isolate rEreImb1 chromosome 13, rEreImb1.hap1, whole genome shotgun sequence. Protein-coding genes within it:
- the LOC144273904 gene encoding olfactory receptor 5AP2-like, with the protein product MEKAEGRNQTPIVKFILLGFGNVPELQPLLFLVFLVIYIVTVAGNILIIALVVTDQHLHIPMYFLLGNLSCLETCYTSTILPRLLASLLTGDRSISVKGCILQLYLFGVMSTTECLLLMAMSYDRYLAICNPLRYDALMNGRVCCQLVAGSWISSLVGCAIVDIFFFRLTFCNSKEIDHFFCDFSPMIKLSCDDTQTLQLVTFTISAIGTIVPCLLTLTSYICIIATILRIPSTTGRQKAFSTCSSHLIVVIVYYGTLITVYVAPTANTPKILHKLFSVFYTVLTPMVNPVIYSLRNKEVNESLRKAILKLIAFRKGIEP